The Amycolatopsis mongoliensis genome includes a window with the following:
- a CDS encoding PI-PLC domain-containing protein, whose amino-acid sequence MTRLPALAVSAFTTAALLTGGTAEAASPPFTGSVFRATHNSYSGNVDGAKNSIAYQLDHGVRFIELDVHDNGYATTHDYGVGHDSPGNAVDHSGGNPASNNLRDWLGTVNTWSAAHPAAAPIVVMLDLKDNLTDNANFAEGNLVAVNQELESVFGSRLLRAQDYPAGQPTVDALRGRVLPLLSGDGTSRSEYKRDVGYHPAVALNGRGQIVEVHDSGGGALWYWTGTYGADGLVTWLRHGKYDNGQTPAVALNDNGDLVEVHQSQGASTLWYHVGKLGADGEITWQASHQYDNGVQPTVAFTDGTHLREIHQSQSSSQNWTWNGTLSGTTVSWTGNAKTSDARFAKDTATNGTRRVKVWTGADGPTPSNTLRADTASVTGDRIRYRQVAFDEFQKGDSAELQQGALFYGAPATESAFITSARQSGKLVRGWDFDSAGDATTPLANYPATNHPYDAWYQTLATQNGAAE is encoded by the coding sequence ATGACCCGACTGCCCGCACTGGCCGTCTCCGCTTTCACCACCGCCGCGCTGCTGACCGGCGGGACGGCGGAAGCCGCGAGCCCGCCGTTCACCGGCTCGGTCTTCCGCGCCACGCACAACAGCTATTCGGGCAACGTCGACGGCGCGAAGAACTCGATCGCCTACCAGCTCGACCACGGCGTCCGGTTCATCGAGCTCGACGTGCACGACAACGGCTACGCCACGACCCACGACTACGGCGTCGGCCACGACTCGCCCGGCAACGCCGTCGACCACAGCGGCGGCAACCCGGCGTCGAACAACCTGCGGGACTGGCTGGGCACCGTGAACACGTGGTCGGCGGCCCACCCGGCGGCCGCGCCGATCGTCGTCATGCTCGACCTCAAGGACAACCTGACCGACAACGCGAACTTCGCCGAGGGCAACCTCGTCGCCGTCAACCAGGAGCTGGAGTCGGTGTTCGGCAGCCGGCTGCTGCGCGCGCAGGACTACCCGGCCGGGCAGCCGACCGTCGACGCGCTGCGCGGGCGCGTGCTGCCGCTGCTGTCCGGCGACGGCACGAGCCGCAGCGAGTACAAGCGGGACGTCGGGTACCACCCGGCCGTCGCGCTGAACGGGCGCGGTCAGATCGTCGAGGTGCACGACTCGGGCGGCGGCGCGCTCTGGTACTGGACCGGCACGTACGGCGCCGACGGCCTCGTGACCTGGCTGCGGCACGGGAAGTACGACAACGGCCAGACCCCGGCCGTGGCGCTCAATGACAACGGCGACCTCGTCGAGGTCCACCAGTCCCAGGGCGCGAGCACGCTCTGGTACCACGTCGGCAAGCTCGGCGCCGACGGCGAGATCACCTGGCAGGCCAGCCACCAGTACGACAACGGCGTGCAGCCGACGGTCGCCTTCACCGACGGGACGCACCTGCGGGAGATCCACCAGAGCCAGAGCAGCAGCCAGAACTGGACGTGGAACGGCACGCTGTCGGGCACGACGGTCTCCTGGACCGGCAACGCCAAGACGTCCGACGCGCGGTTCGCCAAGGACACCGCCACCAACGGCACCCGGCGCGTGAAAGTGTGGACCGGCGCCGACGGCCCGACGCCGTCGAACACCCTGCGCGCGGACACCGCGAGCGTCACGGGTGACCGGATCCGCTACCGGCAGGTCGCGTTCGACGAGTTCCAGAAGGGCGACAGCGCGGAGCTGCAGCAGGGCGCGCTGTTCTACGGGGCACCCGCGACGGAGTCGGCGTTCATCACCTCGGCCCGCCAGTCGGGCAAGCTGGTCCGCGGCTGGGACTTCGACTCGGCGGGCGACGCGACGACGCCCCTGGCGAACTACCCGGCGACGAACCACCCGTACGACGCCTGGTACCAGACCCTGGCGACCCAGAACGGCGCGGCCGAGTAG
- a CDS encoding TIGR03619 family F420-dependent LLM class oxidoreductase, with amino-acid sequence MDYGIVLFTSDRGITPASAARAAEAAGFATFYVPEHTHIPVKRESPHPRTGDASLPDDRYSRTLDPWVALATAAAVTSRIRLSTAVALPVESDPITLAKTIASLDHLSGGRVTLGTGFGWNVDELTDHGVPGNRRRTALREYLEAMSALWTEEEASYAGEFVSFGPSWAWPKPVQAHIPVLLGAGPTEKTFRWIARHADGWITTPANTDLDGHVASLKEIWAGEGRTGAPRICALGERPDPDRLAHLDSLGVTETIFGLPDRAPEEVEAWIGRLAGKLGLVTATVR; translated from the coding sequence GTGGACTACGGAATCGTGCTGTTCACCAGCGACCGCGGCATCACCCCGGCTTCGGCGGCGCGCGCCGCGGAGGCCGCGGGGTTCGCCACCTTCTACGTGCCCGAGCACACCCACATCCCGGTGAAGCGCGAGTCACCGCACCCGCGCACCGGCGACGCGTCCCTGCCCGACGACCGCTACAGCCGCACCCTGGACCCCTGGGTCGCGCTGGCGACGGCGGCCGCGGTGACGTCGCGGATCCGGCTGTCCACGGCGGTGGCCCTGCCGGTGGAGAGCGACCCGATCACGCTCGCCAAGACGATCGCGAGCCTGGACCACCTCTCCGGCGGCCGCGTCACGCTCGGCACCGGGTTCGGCTGGAACGTCGACGAGCTCACCGACCACGGCGTCCCCGGCAACCGCCGTCGCACGGCGCTGCGCGAGTACCTCGAGGCGATGAGTGCACTGTGGACGGAGGAAGAGGCCTCCTACGCCGGCGAGTTCGTCTCGTTCGGCCCGAGCTGGGCGTGGCCCAAGCCGGTCCAGGCGCACATCCCGGTGCTGCTCGGCGCGGGCCCGACGGAGAAGACGTTCCGCTGGATCGCCCGCCACGCGGACGGCTGGATCACCACCCCCGCCAACACGGACCTGGACGGGCACGTGGCTTCCCTGAAGGAGATCTGGGCCGGGGAAGGGCGAACGGGCGCGCCGCGGATCTGCGCGCTCGGCGAGCGTCCCGACCCGGACCGGTTGGCGCACCTGGATTCCCTCGGCGTGACCGAGACGATCTTCGGGTTGCCGGACCGGGCACCGGAGGAGGTCGAGGCCTGGATCGGGCGGCTGGCGGGCAAGCTCGGGCTCGTCACCGCCACCGTCCGCTGA
- a CDS encoding FAD-dependent monooxygenase produces the protein MTKPNVLIAGAGIAGPALALWLTRYGYSVTVVERAPSVRPGGQAVDFKGATHRTVLARMGILDDVVARQTGGTDQTIIDAGGRPQAVIPGEFTGGEIEIRRGDLAGILYEHTAPHCEYLFGDTITALTETADGVDVSFAKAAPRRFDLVVGADGIHSTVRRLAFGPEAGYVTFLGHYYALAELGEQVDGGEAVMYNEPGRMAAVGGPKASAFFVFASPELDYDRTDTDTQRKLVAAAYRDAGWRVPELIEKLPGAREFYLDSLARVTVDHYSRGRVVLLGDAAYGNTLGGFGTGLAIVGAYVLAGELLAANGDHRAAFARYEDQFRGYAKISQRGSAGPFLAPPSRLRIKLRDRTFKSRFLLGLMLKATDKFATDIELKDYASGS, from the coding sequence ATGACCAAGCCGAACGTCCTCATCGCCGGCGCCGGCATCGCCGGCCCCGCTCTCGCCCTGTGGCTGACCCGCTACGGCTACTCCGTCACCGTCGTCGAACGCGCCCCGTCGGTGCGCCCGGGCGGTCAGGCCGTCGACTTCAAGGGCGCCACCCACCGGACCGTGCTGGCGCGCATGGGCATCCTCGACGACGTCGTGGCGCGGCAGACCGGCGGCACCGACCAGACGATCATCGACGCCGGAGGACGGCCGCAGGCGGTCATCCCCGGCGAGTTCACCGGCGGCGAGATCGAGATCCGCCGCGGCGACCTGGCCGGCATCCTGTACGAGCACACCGCCCCGCACTGCGAATACCTCTTCGGCGACACCATCACGGCGCTGACCGAGACGGCCGACGGCGTCGACGTCAGCTTCGCCAAGGCCGCGCCGCGCCGGTTCGACCTCGTCGTCGGCGCCGACGGCATCCACTCGACCGTCCGGCGGCTCGCCTTCGGCCCGGAAGCCGGCTACGTCACCTTCCTCGGCCACTACTACGCCCTGGCCGAGCTGGGCGAGCAGGTCGACGGCGGCGAAGCCGTGATGTACAACGAGCCGGGCCGGATGGCCGCGGTGGGCGGGCCGAAGGCGTCGGCGTTCTTCGTCTTCGCCTCACCGGAGCTGGACTACGACCGCACCGACACCGACACGCAGCGGAAGCTGGTGGCCGCCGCCTACCGCGACGCCGGCTGGCGGGTGCCCGAGCTGATCGAGAAGCTCCCCGGCGCCCGCGAGTTCTACCTGGACTCGCTCGCCCGCGTCACCGTCGACCACTACTCGCGCGGCCGGGTCGTCCTGCTCGGCGACGCCGCCTACGGGAACACCCTCGGCGGCTTCGGCACGGGCCTGGCGATCGTCGGCGCGTACGTGCTCGCCGGCGAGCTGCTGGCTGCGAACGGTGACCACCGCGCCGCCTTCGCCCGCTACGAGGACCAGTTCCGCGGCTACGCGAAGATCTCGCAGCGCGGCAGCGCGGGCCCGTTCCTCGCGCCACCGTCCCGGCTGCGGATCAAGCTGCGGGACCGGACGTTCAAGTCCCGCTTCCTGCTCGGCCTGATGCTCAAGGCGACGGACAAGTTCGCCACCGACATCGAGCTGAAGGACTACGCCTCGGGCTCGTAG
- a CDS encoding helix-turn-helix transcriptional regulator: protein MANDWPLVGREQELAFARRALGDPEVCGLLLTGRAGAGKTRLAKVLLAELAGGGARTHWVRAMSSASTIPFGAFAHLLPGSADGSGDRAHRLNQVAGHLTRGAEGRRLVLCVDDAHLLDDLSATLVHQLAATASAFVIVIAPHGVSVPDPVFAMWKDRVAERLDIGELTRPQTTELITAALGGRLDDGAEHRLWHLTLGNPLFLRELVQGGLDSGSLSAEDGVWRWSGALMATPRLVELIETRTDRVDADERRLLELLAFGEPLGVEPLVRLGAARVLASTEQAGLVVSERTGRRLNVRLAHPLYAEVIRRRTSPLRQRDTYRILAQTLDLTGARRAEDKPRLVRWRLAAGLPTDPQLVRAAAETLLRKDFPQAEQLAAEAARTGGGFGAKFLLAQVRIAGGRHADADSLLSELAGETVSDAQHARVAATRARNLAFGLDRPEEAAAVLDTAETAVSGALAADELATARAALRAASGAAREALDLLGPVLDRNRRGDALRLAALVVAAGALAETGRTEACLGVVDEGLAIAARISDASAPGAQVRLEHARIVALCRAGRLEEAEDRAGDDYRDAVRDRWGPAVAGAAASLGTVALAYGNVRGAIRWLREALAADAHDQPHEFRPAVAAALVRATAMSGRTAEPLGDWDGAWVAAARGELTRALELAASAASAAAEDGRLAVAAEIRHDLVRFGGEPGEIPAVGGMAELYSAHAAAGSDASELDAVAASFADAGARLLAAEASAQAAREYRLAGKNGSAAMSAQRARGWLASCEDAATPALASLETPLDLTVRELEIARLVATGLTSRAVADRLVVSVRTVDNVLHGVYAKLGISGRRELASVVGPLVSGSSPGDGP from the coding sequence GTGGCGAACGACTGGCCGCTGGTCGGCCGCGAACAGGAGCTGGCGTTCGCGCGCCGGGCGCTGGGCGATCCCGAGGTGTGCGGGCTGCTGCTGACCGGGCGGGCCGGCGCCGGCAAGACCCGGCTGGCCAAGGTGCTGCTGGCCGAGCTGGCCGGCGGTGGGGCGCGCACGCACTGGGTGCGCGCGATGTCGTCGGCCTCGACGATCCCGTTCGGCGCGTTCGCCCACCTCCTGCCCGGCAGCGCCGACGGCTCGGGGGACCGCGCGCACCGGCTCAACCAGGTCGCCGGCCACCTCACCCGCGGCGCGGAGGGCCGCCGGCTGGTGCTCTGCGTCGACGACGCGCACCTGCTCGACGACCTGTCCGCGACGCTGGTGCACCAGTTGGCCGCGACCGCGTCGGCGTTCGTGATCGTGATCGCCCCGCACGGCGTGAGCGTGCCCGACCCGGTGTTCGCGATGTGGAAGGACCGCGTCGCCGAGCGGCTCGACATCGGCGAGCTCACCCGGCCGCAGACCACCGAGCTGATCACCGCGGCACTGGGCGGGCGGCTCGACGACGGCGCGGAGCACCGGCTGTGGCACCTGACTCTCGGCAACCCGCTGTTCCTGCGCGAGCTGGTGCAGGGCGGGCTCGACAGCGGCTCGCTCTCGGCCGAAGACGGCGTGTGGCGGTGGAGCGGTGCCCTCATGGCGACCCCGCGGCTGGTGGAGCTGATCGAAACCCGCACCGACCGGGTCGACGCCGACGAACGGCGGCTGCTGGAACTGCTCGCCTTCGGGGAGCCGCTGGGCGTCGAACCGCTGGTGCGGCTCGGCGCCGCGCGTGTCCTCGCCTCGACCGAGCAGGCCGGGCTGGTCGTGTCCGAACGGACCGGGCGACGGCTGAACGTCCGCCTTGCGCACCCGCTCTACGCCGAGGTGATCCGGCGCCGGACGTCACCGCTGCGCCAGCGCGACACCTACCGGATCCTCGCGCAGACCCTGGACCTCACCGGCGCGCGGCGCGCCGAGGACAAGCCGAGGCTGGTGCGGTGGCGGCTGGCCGCCGGGCTTCCGACCGACCCGCAGCTGGTCCGGGCCGCGGCGGAGACGTTGCTGCGCAAGGACTTCCCGCAGGCCGAGCAGCTGGCGGCCGAGGCCGCCCGGACGGGCGGCGGTTTCGGCGCGAAGTTCCTGCTCGCCCAGGTCCGGATCGCCGGCGGCCGGCATGCCGACGCCGACTCGCTGCTTTCCGAGCTCGCGGGCGAAACGGTGTCGGACGCGCAGCACGCCCGCGTCGCCGCGACCCGGGCCCGCAACCTGGCGTTCGGTCTCGACCGCCCCGAGGAGGCTGCGGCGGTGCTCGACACCGCCGAGACGGCGGTGTCCGGGGCCCTGGCCGCGGACGAGCTGGCGACCGCCCGGGCGGCCCTGCGGGCGGCGTCGGGTGCGGCGCGCGAGGCCTTGGACCTGCTCGGGCCGGTGCTGGACCGCAACCGCCGCGGCGACGCCCTCCGGCTGGCGGCGCTGGTGGTCGCGGCCGGAGCGCTGGCCGAAACCGGGCGCACCGAAGCGTGCCTCGGCGTCGTCGACGAAGGACTGGCGATCGCGGCCCGGATCTCGGACGCGTCCGCGCCCGGTGCGCAGGTCCGGCTGGAGCACGCCCGGATCGTCGCGCTGTGCCGGGCGGGCCGGCTCGAGGAGGCCGAAGACCGGGCCGGGGACGACTACCGGGATGCCGTCCGGGACCGGTGGGGCCCGGCGGTCGCGGGCGCGGCGGCGTCGCTCGGGACGGTCGCGCTGGCCTACGGCAACGTCCGAGGCGCGATCCGCTGGCTGCGCGAGGCCCTGGCCGCGGACGCGCACGACCAGCCGCACGAGTTCCGCCCCGCCGTCGCCGCGGCGCTGGTGCGGGCGACGGCGATGAGCGGGCGCACCGCGGAGCCGCTCGGCGACTGGGACGGCGCGTGGGTGGCGGCGGCCCGGGGCGAGCTGACCCGGGCTCTGGAGCTGGCGGCGTCCGCCGCGTCGGCCGCCGCGGAAGACGGCCGGCTCGCGGTCGCCGCCGAGATCCGGCACGACCTGGTCCGGTTCGGGGGCGAGCCCGGCGAGATCCCGGCCGTGGGCGGGATGGCGGAGCTCTACTCGGCACACGCCGCGGCCGGTTCGGACGCTTCGGAGCTGGACGCGGTGGCTGCGTCGTTCGCCGACGCGGGCGCGCGGTTGCTGGCCGCGGAGGCCTCGGCCCAGGCAGCGCGGGAGTACCGCCTCGCGGGCAAGAACGGCAGCGCGGCGATGTCGGCCCAGCGGGCGCGCGGGTGGCTGGCGTCCTGTGAGGACGCCGCGACGCCGGCGCTCGCTTCCCTGGAAACGCCGTTGGACCTGACGGTCCGGGAGCTGGAGATCGCCCGCCTGGTGGCGACGGGCCTGACGAGCCGCGCGGTCGCGGACCGGCTCGTGGTTTCGGTGCGCACGGTCGACAACGTGCTGCACGGGGTCTACGCGAAGCTGGGTATTTCCGGGCGGCGCGAACTGGCTTCGGTGGTAGGCCCGCTCGTCTCGGGGAGTAGTCCCGGCGACGGTCCATAG
- a CDS encoding LppU/SCO3897 family protein, with amino-acid sequence MTQTGGPQYPDPTRPVPPQAGVPGPAQPPAAAPKKSKRRQKIVLTVFLVVVAAILALVWVATRSNGENAQVGNCVTESGENYVKIVDCGTPEATLKVVARVEDKTQIEAQISACTPYPDADQVFWEGKEGETGVVLCLAKTGK; translated from the coding sequence ATGACCCAGACGGGTGGACCCCAGTACCCGGACCCGACCCGGCCCGTGCCGCCGCAGGCCGGGGTGCCCGGCCCGGCTCAGCCGCCCGCCGCCGCGCCGAAGAAGTCGAAGCGGCGGCAGAAGATCGTGCTCACCGTGTTCCTGGTCGTCGTCGCCGCGATCCTCGCGCTGGTCTGGGTGGCCACCCGGTCCAACGGCGAGAACGCGCAGGTCGGCAACTGCGTCACCGAAAGCGGCGAGAACTACGTGAAGATCGTCGACTGCGGCACGCCGGAGGCGACGCTCAAGGTCGTCGCGCGCGTCGAGGACAAGACGCAGATCGAGGCGCAGATCAGCGCGTGCACCCCGTACCCGGACGCCGACCAGGTGTTCTGGGAGGGCAAGGAGGGCGAGACCGGTGTCGTGCTCTGCCTGGCGAAGACCGGCAAGTAG
- the metH gene encoding methionine synthase produces MNPITPRETPSETEAAARLRELLGRRVAVLDGAWGTMLQGAGLTPDDYRGGRFGEHTHDVTGDPDLLNLTRPDVILDVHRQYLSAGADITTTNTFTATSIGQADYGLQDHVHEMNVRGAQLARQAADELGGKFVAGSIGPLNVTLSLSPKVEDPAYRAVTFEQVKAAYAEQIAGLAEGGVDLLMIETIFDTLNCKAAIAAARDVAPHLPLWISVTIVDLSGRTLSGQTVEAFWSSIEHAKPLVVGVNCSLGAEEMRPHVEELSRIAGTYVACHPNAGLPNAFGGYDQTPEETAGLIGGFARDGLVNLVGGCCGTSPAHIAKIAAAAKGVTPREVPAPRTHTRFSGLEPFGIGADTGFVMIGERTNVTGSKRFRRLIESGDHQGAVDVALEQVRGGANLLDVNMDADLLESEQAMTTFLNLIATEPEVARIPVMVDSSKWTVLEAGLRCLQGKGVVNSISLKEGEEPFLAQARIIRNYGAGVVVMAFDEQGQADTADRKVEICGRAYDLLTQQAGFAGEDIIFDPNVLAVATGISEHNGYAKAFIDALPRIKERCPGARTSGGISNLSFSFRGNDVVREAMHSAFLFHAVQVGLDMGIVNAGQLAVYQDIPADLLELVEDVLFDRREDATDRLVSFAENVKGSGTKRVVDLSWREGTVEERLSHALVHGIVDYIEEDTEEARQVKARPLEVIEGPLMDGMKIVGDLFGAGKMFLPQVVKSARVMKRSVAYLEPFMEAEKEEARLAGRAEVSNGQGKVVLATVKGDVHDIGKNIVGVVLGCNNYEVIDLGVMVPAAKILDTAVTEGADAVGLSGLITPSLDEMVNVATEMQRRGLKIPLLIGGATTSRQHTAVKIAPAYDNAAVHVLDASRVVGVVSDLLDPDRSIVLAEQNRADQDVLREQHANKQRRPMLSLEQARANPEKVPFDELPVPEFTGVRVVEPSITELREMIDWQFLFLAWELKGKYPAILDQPVARELFDDANTLLDEIIANGGFTAKGAYAYWPAHSEGDDIRLDGEFSHVGFPMLRQQTSKPENRANRCLADYIAPAGDHLGGFAVAIHGAEDLAARYEAEQDDYRAIMVKALADRLAEAFAEYIHLKARRGWFEPDADPKLEDLHAERFRGIRPALGYPASPDHSQKRELFELLEADQLGMALTESYAMTPAASVSGLIFAHPDSKYFTVGRLARDQIEDYAHRKGVEVAEVEQWLRPNLAYEPEA; encoded by the coding sequence GTGAACCCGATCACCCCGCGAGAAACCCCGAGCGAGACCGAAGCCGCCGCGCGCCTGCGCGAGCTGCTCGGCCGGCGGGTGGCGGTGCTCGACGGCGCCTGGGGCACCATGCTGCAGGGCGCCGGGCTGACCCCGGACGACTACCGCGGCGGCCGCTTCGGCGAGCACACCCACGACGTCACCGGTGACCCCGACCTGCTGAACCTCACGCGCCCGGACGTCATCCTCGACGTGCACCGCCAGTACCTCTCGGCCGGCGCGGACATCACCACGACGAACACCTTCACCGCGACCAGCATCGGCCAGGCCGACTACGGGCTGCAGGACCACGTCCACGAGATGAACGTCCGCGGCGCGCAGCTCGCCCGCCAGGCGGCCGACGAGCTGGGCGGGAAGTTCGTCGCCGGGTCGATCGGCCCGCTGAACGTCACGCTCAGCCTGTCGCCCAAGGTCGAGGACCCGGCCTACCGCGCGGTGACGTTCGAGCAGGTCAAGGCGGCCTACGCCGAGCAGATCGCGGGGCTCGCCGAAGGCGGCGTCGACCTGCTGATGATCGAGACGATCTTCGACACGCTCAACTGCAAGGCGGCCATCGCCGCCGCCCGCGACGTCGCGCCGCACCTGCCGCTGTGGATCTCGGTGACCATCGTCGACCTGAGCGGCCGGACGCTCTCGGGCCAGACCGTCGAGGCGTTCTGGAGCTCGATCGAGCACGCGAAACCGCTGGTCGTCGGCGTCAACTGCTCGCTGGGCGCGGAGGAGATGCGCCCGCACGTCGAGGAGCTGTCGCGGATCGCCGGCACCTACGTCGCCTGCCACCCGAACGCCGGGCTGCCCAACGCGTTCGGCGGTTACGACCAGACGCCGGAGGAGACCGCCGGGCTGATCGGCGGGTTCGCCCGCGACGGCCTGGTCAACCTGGTCGGCGGCTGCTGCGGCACGAGCCCGGCCCACATCGCGAAGATCGCCGCCGCGGCGAAGGGGGTCACGCCCCGCGAGGTGCCCGCGCCGCGCACGCACACCCGGTTCAGCGGGCTCGAGCCGTTCGGCATCGGCGCCGACACCGGCTTCGTGATGATCGGCGAGCGCACCAACGTCACCGGCTCCAAGCGGTTCCGGCGGCTCATCGAGTCCGGCGACCACCAGGGCGCCGTCGACGTCGCGCTGGAGCAGGTCCGCGGCGGGGCCAACCTGCTCGACGTCAACATGGACGCGGACCTGCTCGAGTCCGAGCAGGCGATGACGACGTTCCTCAACCTCATCGCGACCGAGCCCGAGGTGGCCCGGATCCCGGTGATGGTCGACAGCTCGAAGTGGACCGTGCTCGAAGCCGGCCTGCGCTGCCTGCAGGGCAAGGGCGTGGTCAACTCGATCAGCCTCAAGGAGGGCGAGGAGCCGTTCCTCGCCCAGGCCCGCATCATCCGGAACTACGGCGCCGGCGTCGTCGTGATGGCCTTCGACGAGCAGGGCCAGGCCGACACCGCCGACCGCAAGGTCGAGATCTGCGGCCGCGCCTACGACCTGCTTACGCAGCAAGCCGGGTTCGCGGGCGAGGACATCATCTTCGACCCGAACGTCCTCGCCGTCGCCACCGGCATCTCCGAGCACAACGGCTACGCGAAGGCGTTCATCGACGCGCTGCCCCGGATCAAGGAGCGCTGTCCCGGCGCCCGGACCAGCGGCGGCATCTCGAACCTCTCGTTCTCCTTCCGCGGCAACGACGTCGTGCGCGAGGCCATGCACTCGGCGTTCCTCTTCCACGCCGTGCAGGTCGGTCTCGACATGGGCATCGTCAACGCCGGCCAGCTCGCGGTCTACCAGGACATCCCGGCCGACCTCCTCGAGCTGGTCGAGGACGTGCTGTTCGACCGCCGCGAAGACGCCACCGACCGGCTCGTGAGCTTCGCCGAGAACGTCAAGGGCAGCGGCACCAAGCGCGTCGTGGACCTCTCGTGGCGCGAAGGCACGGTCGAGGAACGGCTCTCGCACGCGCTCGTGCACGGCATCGTCGACTACATCGAGGAGGACACCGAAGAGGCGCGCCAGGTCAAGGCCCGGCCCCTCGAGGTGATCGAAGGCCCGCTGATGGACGGCATGAAGATCGTCGGCGACCTGTTCGGCGCCGGCAAGATGTTCCTGCCGCAGGTGGTGAAGAGCGCGCGCGTGATGAAGCGCTCGGTCGCCTACCTCGAGCCGTTCATGGAGGCCGAGAAGGAGGAGGCCCGGCTGGCGGGGCGCGCCGAGGTGTCCAACGGCCAGGGCAAGGTCGTGCTCGCGACGGTCAAGGGCGACGTCCACGACATCGGCAAGAACATCGTCGGCGTGGTGCTGGGCTGCAACAACTACGAGGTGATCGACCTCGGCGTGATGGTGCCGGCGGCGAAGATCCTCGACACCGCGGTCACCGAGGGTGCCGACGCGGTCGGGCTGTCCGGGCTGATCACGCCCTCGCTCGACGAGATGGTCAACGTCGCCACCGAGATGCAGCGCCGGGGCCTGAAGATCCCGTTGCTGATCGGCGGCGCGACGACGTCCCGGCAGCACACCGCGGTCAAGATCGCGCCCGCCTACGACAACGCGGCGGTGCACGTGCTCGACGCGTCGCGCGTGGTCGGCGTGGTGTCCGACCTGCTCGACCCGGACCGCTCGATCGTGCTGGCCGAGCAGAACCGGGCCGACCAGGACGTGCTGCGCGAGCAGCACGCGAACAAGCAGCGCCGGCCGATGCTCAGCCTCGAGCAGGCGCGGGCGAACCCGGAGAAGGTGCCGTTCGACGAGCTGCCGGTCCCGGAGTTCACCGGTGTCCGCGTCGTGGAGCCGAGCATCACCGAGCTGCGCGAGATGATCGACTGGCAGTTCCTGTTCCTGGCCTGGGAGCTCAAGGGCAAGTACCCGGCGATCCTGGACCAGCCGGTCGCCCGCGAGCTGTTCGACGACGCGAACACGCTGCTCGACGAGATCATCGCGAACGGCGGCTTCACCGCGAAGGGCGCGTACGCGTACTGGCCGGCGCACAGCGAGGGCGACGACATCCGGCTCGACGGCGAGTTCTCGCACGTCGGCTTCCCGATGCTGCGGCAGCAGACGTCGAAGCCGGAGAACCGCGCGAACCGCTGCCTGGCCGACTACATCGCGCCGGCCGGCGACCACCTCGGCGGGTTCGCGGTCGCGATCCACGGTGCGGAAGACCTCGCCGCCCGCTACGAGGCCGAGCAGGACGACTACCGCGCGATCATGGTCAAGGCGCTGGCCGACCGCCTCGCCGAGGCCTTCGCCGAGTACATCCACCTGAAGGCACGCCGCGGCTGGTTCGAGCCGGACGCCGACCCGAAGCTGGAGGACCTGCACGCGGAGCGGTTCCGCGGCATCCGCCCGGCGCTGGGCTACCCGGCCAGCCCGGACCACAGCCAGAAGCGCGAACTGTTCGAGCTGCTGGAGGCCGACCAGCTGGGGATGGCCCTGACCGAGTCGTACGCCATGACGCCGGCGGCGAGCGTGTCCGGGCTGATCTTCGCCCACCCGGATTCGAAGTACTTCACCGTCGGGCGGCTCGCCCGCGACCAGATCGAGGACTACGCGCACCGCAAGGGTGTCGAGGTGGCCGAGGTCGAGCAGTGGTTGCGGCCGAACCTGGCCTACGAGCCCGAGGCGTAG